From one Pseudobdellovibrionaceae bacterium genomic stretch:
- the rpoB gene encoding DNA-directed RNA polymerase subunit beta: MGNTPVTASNLRLRRSYARTQGLIDIPNLIELQKKSYEEFLQKEMDPDRRGIQGLNGVFKSVFPISDFNNTASLEFVSYTLEPPKYDVDECRQRGMTYAAPIKVTLRLIVFDVDEETEARSIRDVKEQEVYLGEIPLMTANGSFIINGTERVVVSQLHRSPGVFFDHDGGKNNASGKLIYSARVIPYRGSWLDFEFDQKDLVYVRIDRRRKFPVTVLLKALGHTTEDLLEMYYDLVTVRRTKEGKYLRGLDIEKMAGQRALSDIIDPNSGETLVKAGRRITRASVKKVQQLNLTEIEISREDLEGKVVAKPIIDETTGEIIADANSEMSGDYLDRAHEAGISEFKMIFFDGLAVGPFLRNTLLIDKVTTREESLLEIYKRLRPGEPPTPEAAENLFQRLFFDPETYDLSEVGRLKINHRFNIPFDECPVDHRTLTNKDIMSVVGTLIELKNGQGRIDDIDHLGNRRVRSVGELLENQYRIGLVRMERAIRERMSLQDVESMMPHDLVNAKPVNAVVKEFFGSSQLSQFMDQTNPLSEITHKRRLSALGPGGLTRDRAGFEVRDVHPTHYGRICPIETPEGPNIGLIASLATYARINNYGFIETPYRKVEDGKVSTDISYMSALEEQGHNVAQAGAFSAEKDVFGEHYTVRVNGEYELVEKDKVSLMDVSPSQLVSIAASLIPFLEHDDANRALMGSNMQRQAVPLLRSRAPLVGTGVEHYVARDSGTSVVCTNDGIVEGVDAGRVVVRRFAKGGELGANVDIYNLTKYQRTNQNTCFNQKPIVSVGDRVKRGDVIADGPSTELGELALGQNILVAFTPWMGYNFEDSILISERLIKDDTYTSIHIEEFECVARDTKLGKEEITRDIANVGEEALKDLDASGIIRIGAEVGPGDIMVGKVTPKGETQLSPEEKLLRAIFGEKAGDVRDTSLRVPSGVYGTVIDAQVYSREGSDRDERLQLIIEEKRLKLEKDFDVEQNVIRLNALDKLKDLLVNKKTTGVLLNEDGSVKLLSKGQEITNEDLETIPFELLAYIPLESELEYQCTRIIDAARNQLEAIKMVFNEKIERLKKGDELPPGVIKMVKVYIAIKRKLQVGDKFAGRHGNKGVVSKVLPEEDMPFLADGTPVDMVLNPLGVPSRMNIGQILEVHLGWAAHSLGKQIGEMLEKYNDGEARNFLKDVYELEPITKKIDDADELSMKKMMKRLSHGVHVATPVFDGAKEKDVKDFLAKANLPSTGQTVLFDGRTGIPFQTPVTVGIMYMLKLHHLVEEKIHARSIGPYSLVSQQPLGGKAQFGGQRLGEMEVWAIEAYGAAYSLQEFLTVKSDDVAGRTRMYESIVKGENVLEPGLPESFNVLVKELQSLALNVELIESDILTEKPHNTVEQ, translated from the coding sequence ATGGGTAACACTCCAGTCACAGCATCTAACTTACGTCTGAGACGTAGTTATGCTAGAACCCAGGGCCTGATTGATATTCCCAATCTTATTGAACTCCAGAAAAAATCATACGAGGAATTCCTGCAGAAGGAAATGGACCCGGACCGCCGTGGTATCCAGGGTTTAAATGGAGTTTTTAAATCGGTATTTCCGATTTCAGATTTTAATAATACGGCCAGCCTGGAGTTTGTCTCCTATACGCTGGAGCCTCCTAAGTACGACGTTGATGAATGTCGCCAGCGGGGTATGACCTACGCTGCTCCAATCAAGGTGACCCTGCGACTCATCGTTTTCGATGTCGATGAGGAGACTGAGGCTCGCAGCATTCGCGATGTGAAAGAGCAGGAAGTTTATCTGGGTGAAATTCCCCTGATGACGGCGAATGGCTCTTTTATCATCAATGGTACAGAGCGCGTTGTTGTGAGCCAATTGCATCGCTCACCCGGTGTGTTTTTTGATCATGATGGCGGAAAGAATAACGCCAGCGGAAAGTTGATTTATTCCGCTCGGGTGATCCCCTACCGCGGATCATGGTTGGATTTTGAATTTGATCAGAAAGATCTCGTTTACGTGCGCATTGATCGCCGACGTAAGTTCCCAGTGACCGTTCTCTTGAAGGCACTTGGACACACGACTGAAGATCTTCTTGAAATGTATTATGACCTAGTGACGGTCCGCCGCACTAAAGAAGGCAAGTACTTGCGTGGATTGGACATCGAGAAGATGGCTGGTCAGCGGGCACTGTCTGATATCATTGATCCCAACTCCGGAGAAACTCTGGTTAAGGCGGGTCGCCGGATTACCAGGGCTTCAGTTAAAAAGGTTCAACAGTTGAATCTGACTGAGATTGAAATCTCTCGTGAGGACTTGGAAGGCAAAGTTGTAGCCAAACCCATTATCGATGAAACCACCGGTGAGATCATCGCCGATGCCAACAGCGAGATGTCCGGTGACTATCTGGATCGAGCTCATGAGGCCGGAATCAGCGAATTTAAGATGATCTTTTTTGATGGTTTGGCAGTAGGCCCCTTCCTACGCAACACTCTGTTGATTGACAAGGTAACGACTCGTGAAGAGTCTCTGCTCGAAATCTATAAGAGATTGCGACCAGGTGAACCTCCAACTCCAGAAGCAGCAGAGAACCTGTTTCAGCGCCTATTTTTCGATCCTGAGACCTACGACTTAAGTGAAGTGGGTCGATTGAAGATTAACCATCGCTTCAATATTCCTTTTGATGAGTGTCCTGTTGATCATCGTACGCTCACTAACAAGGATATAATGAGCGTTGTGGGCACCCTAATCGAATTGAAGAACGGTCAGGGTCGCATTGACGATATTGACCACTTGGGTAACCGTCGTGTTCGTTCCGTGGGTGAACTGCTTGAAAACCAATACCGCATTGGATTGGTCCGCATGGAGCGGGCGATTCGCGAGCGCATGAGTCTTCAGGACGTTGAATCCATGATGCCTCACGACCTGGTTAACGCCAAACCGGTCAACGCCGTTGTAAAAGAGTTCTTCGGTTCCAGCCAGTTGTCACAGTTTATGGATCAAACCAATCCTTTGTCTGAAATCACCCACAAGCGCCGTTTGTCGGCCCTTGGACCTGGTGGTTTGACACGTGACCGAGCGGGCTTCGAAGTTCGTGACGTTCACCCGACCCACTACGGTCGAATCTGTCCGATTGAGACCCCTGAGGGACCAAACATTGGTTTGATTGCCTCGCTCGCAACCTATGCGCGAATTAACAACTATGGCTTTATCGAAACCCCCTACCGCAAGGTTGAGGACGGCAAAGTTTCTACTGATATTTCCTATATGTCAGCTCTTGAGGAGCAGGGGCACAATGTGGCCCAGGCCGGAGCTTTTTCGGCAGAGAAGGATGTTTTTGGGGAGCACTATACGGTTCGGGTGAACGGTGAATACGAGCTTGTTGAAAAGGACAAAGTGAGCCTGATGGACGTATCGCCCAGCCAGCTGGTGTCGATTGCAGCCTCTTTGATCCCCTTCCTTGAGCACGATGATGCGAACCGTGCCTTGATGGGATCGAACATGCAACGGCAGGCGGTGCCTTTGTTGCGCTCTCGTGCGCCGCTAGTAGGTACGGGTGTTGAGCACTATGTCGCTCGTGACTCTGGAACCAGTGTGGTGTGTACAAATGATGGTATTGTTGAAGGCGTTGATGCGGGACGAGTTGTTGTCCGCCGATTTGCCAAAGGTGGTGAATTGGGTGCCAACGTCGACATTTACAACCTGACAAAGTATCAGCGAACCAATCAAAATACCTGCTTTAATCAAAAGCCAATTGTTTCGGTTGGTGATCGGGTGAAGCGGGGGGATGTGATCGCTGACGGTCCTTCCACCGAGTTGGGTGAGCTTGCTCTGGGCCAGAATATCCTGGTCGCGTTTACACCTTGGATGGGTTACAACTTTGAGGACTCGATCCTGATTTCTGAGCGCCTCATTAAAGATGACACTTACACATCTATTCATATCGAAGAGTTTGAGTGTGTGGCTCGTGATACCAAGTTGGGTAAAGAAGAGATCACTCGCGATATTGCCAACGTGGGTGAAGAGGCCCTAAAAGATCTGGATGCCAGCGGTATTATCCGTATTGGTGCTGAGGTCGGCCCTGGCGACATCATGGTTGGTAAGGTGACTCCTAAAGGTGAGACTCAGCTTTCGCCTGAGGAAAAGCTCTTGCGGGCGATCTTTGGTGAAAAAGCTGGAGACGTGCGCGATACCTCATTGCGGGTTCCCTCGGGCGTTTACGGAACTGTAATCGATGCTCAGGTTTATAGTCGCGAAGGCTCTGACCGGGACGAGCGTTTACAGCTAATTATCGAGGAAAAGCGTCTGAAGTTGGAGAAAGACTTCGACGTCGAGCAAAACGTCATTCGTCTGAATGCCTTGGATAAGCTCAAGGATCTGTTGGTCAACAAAAAGACGACCGGAGTTCTTTTGAACGAGGATGGCTCTGTGAAGCTTCTTTCCAAAGGGCAGGAGATTACCAACGAAGACTTGGAAACCATTCCATTTGAACTGTTGGCCTACATTCCTCTTGAGAGCGAGTTGGAATATCAGTGTACGAGAATCATTGACGCGGCCAGAAACCAGCTTGAAGCCATCAAGATGGTATTCAATGAAAAGATTGAGCGCCTAAAGAAGGGTGATGAGTTACCCCCGGGCGTGATCAAGATGGTAAAGGTCTACATCGCCATTAAGCGCAAGCTTCAGGTGGGTGACAAGTTTGCTGGTCGACACGGGAACAAAGGTGTGGTGTCCAAGGTTCTTCCAGAAGAGGACATGCCCTTCCTGGCCGATGGAACTCCGGTGGACATGGTATTAAATCCACTCGGCGTACCTTCGCGGATGAACATTGGTCAAATTCTTGAGGTTCACCTGGGTTGGGCGGCTCATTCGCTCGGCAAACAGATTGGTGAGATGCTGGAGAAATACAATGATGGTGAAGCAAGGAACTTCCTAAAAGATGTTTACGAGCTGGAGCCAATTACCAAAAAGATCGATGATGCCGATGAGCTTTCTATGAAGAAGATGATGAAACGTCTTTCTCATGGAGTTCACGTGGCAACTCCAGTGTTTGATGGAGCCAAGGAGAAAGATGTTAAAGACTTCTTGGCCAAAGCAAACCTGCCGTCGACGGGCCAGACCGTACTGTTTGATGGTCGGACGGGCATTCCCTTCCAGACCCCAGTGACGGTCGGAATTATGTATATGTTGAAACTGCATCACCTTGTTGAGGAGAAGATCCACGCTCGTTCGATTGGTCCTTACTCCCTTGTTTCTCAACAGCCTTTGGGTGGTAAAGCCCAATTTGGAGGCCAGAGGTTGGGAGAGATGGAAGTCTGGGCAATTGAAGCCTACGGTGCGGCTTATTCTCTGCAGGAGTTCCTGACAGTGAAGTCAGACGACGTCGCAGGAAGAACAAGGATGTATGAAAGCATTGTTAAAGGTGAGAATGTTCTGGAACCAGGACTTCCTGAATCCTTTAACGTGTTGGTCAAAGAACTGCAGAGCTTGGCTCTAAATGTTGAACTTATTGAGTCCGACATTTTGACTGAGAAACCTCACAACACTGTTGAGCAGTAA
- the rplL gene encoding 50S ribosomal protein L7/L12 has translation MALNKEEVIDFLSNMPVIELAEMIKDLEEKWGVSAAAPAAVAVAGAAAAAPAEEKTEFDVILASAGSNKIGVIKEVRALTGLGLKEAKDLVESAPKALKEGATKEEADKMKDVLTKAGATVEIK, from the coding sequence ATGGCCTTAAATAAAGAAGAAGTAATTGATTTTCTTTCTAATATGCCAGTGATTGAGCTGGCCGAAATGATTAAAGATCTTGAAGAGAAGTGGGGCGTTAGCGCCGCTGCTCCTGCTGCTGTTGCTGTGGCTGGTGCTGCTGCCGCTGCTCCTGCTGAGGAGAAGACTGAATTCGACGTCATCCTTGCTAGCGCTGGTTCCAATAAAATTGGCGTGATTAAGGAAGTGCGTGCTTTAACTGGTCTTGGATTGAAAGAAGCCAAAGACCTGGTTGAAAGTGCTCCCAAAGCTCTGAAAGAAGGCGCCACTAAGGAAGAAGCCGACAAAATGAAGGACGTTCTGACTAAGGCTGGAGCCACTGTAGAGATCAAGTAA